The Deltaproteobacteria bacterium DNA segment GCGCGATGATGGGCTTGCCGCCCCGATCGACGGGCGGCGGCTCGTCCGGCGGCGCGACCAGGGCCGCGTCGTCCGGGACGGCGCTCCCCTCCTCGGGCTCCGGGCGCTCCTCGCCCGCCGGCTTTCCCTCTTCGTCTCCCGAGAGATCGATCGCGTCGAAGCTGAAGCCCCCGCTCTCGGCCGGGGGCTCCTCGGCCGAGTCGTCGAGGGGCACCAGGTCGGGCAGCTCGAAGTCGTCGGCCGACTGCAGGGCCAGCACGAGGCGCCCGGGCGAGAGCGCCCGGGCCGCCGTCCGCCGGAAGGCGCGGGCGTCACGCTCGAGGAGCTGGGGCAGGAGGCCGGAGGCGCTCGGGCTGGGCTTCACCCCCGGTGGGCCCTCCGCCGCCTGCGCCGGCCCGGAGGCCGCGAGCACGAGGAGGGCGCAGAGCGCCAGTCGAAGACCGATCCCCCTGCAAGAGGGCACCACCCTGTCAGGTTCTAGCCGTCTCACCCCTCGACGGTAGCGCAGGGGAGACCACGGTGTCGATAGAGACCCGAACCCGTCGGCATTTCCGAGGAGAAGACGGAAACGAGAACGGGGACGGGAACGGGAACGGCCCTCGTGCCCGAGAGCCTCCCGTCACCGTCCCCGTCTTTCCCGGGGAGGAGGAAGGACTAGGCGCTGGCCTCCTCGGTCTTCGCCTCCTCCTCCTTCTCCTTCTTGGCGTCGTCGAGCGCCGCCCGGCGGGAGAGGCGGATCTTGCCGCCGCGGTCGATGGAGAGGACCTTCACCATCACCTCGTCACCCTCGTGCAGCACGTCCTCGACCTTCTCGATGCGCTTGTGGGCGATCTCGGAGATGTGGAGGAGGCCGTCGGTCCCCGGGAGGATCTCGACGAAGGCGCCGAAGTCCATGATCCGGCGGACGGTGCCCAGGTAGACCTTGTCGATCTCGGGCTCCTGGGTCAGCTCGCGCACGATCTTGATCGCAGCCTCGACGTCCTCGGCCACCGCGGAGGCGATCTTCACGGTGCCGTCGTCCTCGACGTTGATCTGGGTGTTGGTCCGGGCGCTGATGTCGCGGATGATCTTGCCGCCGGGGCCGATGACGTCCTTGATGCGCTCGACCTTGATCTTGATGGTCTCGATCCGGGGCGCCCAACGCGAGAGCTCGGGGCGAGGCGCGGCGAGGGTCTTGGCCATCTCCTTCAGGATGTGCAGCCGACCGTCCTTGGCCTGCATCAGGGCCTTGGCCATGATCTCGAAGGTCAGGCCCGGGCACTTGATGTCCATCTGGATGGCGGTGATGCCCTTCTCGGTACCGCAGACCTTGAAGTCCATGTCGCCGAGGTGGTCCTCGTCGCCGAGGATGTCGGAGAGCACGACCCAGTCGTCCCCCTCCATGATGAGGCCCATGGCGATGCCGGCCACCGGGGCCTTCAGGGGCACGCCGCAGTCCTGGAGCGCCAGGGTGCTGCCGCAGACCGTGGCCATCGAGGAGGAGCCGTTGGACTCCATGATCTCGGACACGAGCCGGATGGTGTAGGGGAAGGCGTCATCCGTGTTCGGCAGCAGGCCCTCGATGGCCCGCTGGGCCAGGGTGCCGTGGCCGATCTCGCGCCGGCTGGTGCCGCCGAGGCGCTTCACCTCGCCCACCGAGTAGGGGGGGAAGTTGTAGTGGAGCATGAAGTTCTTGAAGAACATGCCCGAGAGGCCCTCGATGCGCTGCTCGTCGCGCTCGGTGCCGAGGGTGCAGCTCACCCAGGCCTGGGTCTCGCCGCGGGTGAAGCAGGCGGAGCCGTGGTTGCGGGGCAGCATGCCCACCTCGCACCAGATCTCGCGGATGTCGGCCGGGCCGCGGCCGCCGATGCGCTTCTTGGTCTCCAGGATCTGCCGGCGCATGAAGCCGCTCTTGGCCTCGCCGAAGGCGGCCTTGTAGAAGGCGCGCTCCGCCTCCCACTTCTCCTCGCCGAGCTCCTCGGCGAAGGCGGCCATCAGCTCCTCCTTCACGGCGTCGAGGGCGGCGTAGCGAGCGTGCTTCTCGTTGACGCCGAAGGCCTCGGCCAGGCGGGGCGCGGCGCGCTCGACGACGGTGGCCTTGATGGCCTCGGGGATCTCGACCTTCTCGACGCTGCGCTTGGGCTTGCCGAGGTCGGCGATCATCTTCTCCTGCATCTCGATGAGGGGCAGGCAGGCGTCCTTGGCGGCCTCGAGGACCTTCACCATGGTGGCCTCGTCGACCTCCTTGGCGCCGCCCTCGACCATGAGGATGGCGTCCTTGGAGGCCGCCACGAAGACGTCGATGTCGCCCGTCTCACGCTGCTCGATCGTGGGGTTCACGATGAGCTCGCCGCCGTCGACCCGGCCGATGCGCACGCCGGCGATGGGGCCGTCGAAGGGGATGTCGCTGATGCAGAGGGCCGCCGAGGTGGCGGTCAGCGCGGTGGCGTCCGGGTCGTTCTCACCGTCGAAGGAGAAGACCTGGGGGATGACCTGGGTCTCGCAGCGCCAGTCCTCGTCGAAGAGGGGGCGGATCGAGCGGTCGATGATGCGGCAGAGCAGGGTCTCCCGCTCGGTGGGCCGCCCCTCCCGCCGGAAGAACGAGCCGGGGATCCGCCCGCCGCCGGCGAGCTTCTCCTCGTAGTTCACGGTCAGGGGGAGGAAGGGAAGGTCGCGGGACTCGGCCTGGGCGTTGGCGTTGACGAGCACGAGGGTCTCGCCGAACTGCGCCATCACGGAGCCGGCCGACTGCTTGGCGTAGCGGCCGGTGGAGAGGGTGAGCTCATGCGCGCCGACCTTGGCGCTGTAGGACTTGCCGGAAGGGCCAGCCATGGGGATCTCCTTTGCGGGCGCTCCCGTTCATCGGGAGGGAACCCACGTTCTTGGGGTACTGCGGATGACCCGGATCCCGACGGATGACCCCCTCTGACGACAGTGGCTGTCGCGTCGCGGGGTCGTGACGAGGAAGTGAATCAGTTCCTCTTCTTCGGTGGGCCCGAGGAGCTATCGCCCTCGAAGCCAACCGGAACAGAAACCGAAAGCGCTTCCTTGATGAGTCCCCACGACCGACACCCCCTCGAGACAGGGCTCCGAAGGACCGGGCCGGGACGGACTGAATGTATTTTGGCTTTTGCCTAGCGGCGGATGCCGAGGTCCTGGATCAGGCTGCGGTAGGCGTCCAGGTCGTTCCTCTTGAGGTAGTCGAGGAGGTGGCGCCGCTTGGAGACGAGCTTGAGCAGACCACGGCGAGAGTGGTGGTCGTGCTTGTGAGTCTTGAAGTGCTCGGTCAGGTAGGTGATCCGAGCGGAGAGGAGAGCGATCTGCACCTGCGGAGAGCCGGTGTCGCCGTCCTTCTGAGCGTACTTCGAGATGATCTCGGACTTCTGGGTCGGATGAAGCGCCATGATTTCCTCCAGGACTTCTGGGACTTGCCCACGGACCTGCGCTTCCTCTTTCGGGCGGGAGGCCCTCTTTCGGAAGGTCCGGGGTGCGGATGACTTGCAGGGGGCGGAGATCTACGGCCTCGGGAGCGGGAAGTCAATGGCGCTCCAGGGGCCTTAAACGGCTGAGCCCCGCCCGAAAGGAGGCGAGGCCCAGTTCCATCCCGTCGTCGCGAGGACTAGGGGATCATGATGTCGTGGCCGCGGACGGTCTTGCGACCGTTGGCCTCGGCGCGCTTCGCAGCCTGCTCCACGAGCCAGTTCACGTAGGCGTTGATCGCGTCGACGGCGTCCCCGCCCGTGTTGCATCCCGCCGCCTTGATGGCAGCCTTGATCTTGCTAGCGACGACCAGACTCTCGAGTTCCTTGGCCATGCGTGGCCTCCCTTCCGGCTTGATGGTGGAGGAAGCCGAATAGCGCTGGATCCGGCCGTACGTCAATCGTTCAAGGCAAAGAAAGGCCGAAGAGGCGGGCCGCCCCGGTCCCGGCCAGGGCCCGGCAGGCGGCCGGGGAGAGCCCGGCGCCCCGGGCCTGCTCCAGGGTCCGGCGCCCGGCCAGGAGGTCCGCCGGGCCGGCCCCGAGCCCGCTCCCGAGGCCCAGGGAGGCCGCCCCGAGGCGGGAGGAGAGGGCGGCCGCGGCCTCCGGGGCGAGGGCGTCCAGGACGCAGAAGAAGCCCAGAGAGTGCAAGATCTTGATGCTGGGGGCCGATCCGTGGAGGACCGCCACCCGCTCGGGGGGCAGGCCGCTCTCCCGCACCGCCTCCACCACCCCCGGGATGACCCGGGCCTGCTCCCGCAGCGGCAGGGCCAGCAGCACCGGCAGGCGCAGGGAGAGGGCCAGTTCCAGCTGGTAGAGGAGGACCCGCCGCCGGACGGCCTCGCTGGCACCCTCGCCGGGCTCTCCCGGGCCCACCGGCCCCAGGCCCAGCACCCCCCGACGGCCCAGGAACTCGGGGAGGCGCGAGAGGAGCCGCTCCCGCCCGGTCTCGGGGATCTGCCCCGGGCCGATCCCCAGGCAGAGCCCACCGGCGAGCCCCGCGGCCTCCAGGCGCTCGCTCCCGAGGGAGGCCGCCTGCTCCAGGCGCTCCTCCTGCGGCCGGGGCAGCTCCCCCCGCAGCGGGTCGCCCCAGCTCCCGACCACGGCCAGGGTCCCCAGGCGCTTCAGGGTCGTGAGATCCCGGGGGTCGGCGTGGCGCAGGTCGACCCGCAGGTCGACGATGGGCGTGGCTTCAGGCGCCGACCCGGGGCTCATCGACGATCCACTCCACCTCGACCGGGGTCCCGGCGGGCAGCGCTCGATCCGGCGGCGCGATCACGAAGCCCTCGCCCCCGGCGGCCCGGGCCGTCCGGTGGGAGGCCTGCCCGGAGAGCGGCTCCACCTGCAGCAGCCCCTCGGCGCTGCGGCCCCGGCACCGCACGAAGCTCACCTGGGCCCGGCCGCGGGCGCAGGGCGCCTCGGCCGTCAGGAGCGCTGGGGTGGTCTCCCGGAGGCTCTCGAGGCCCCGCAGGCGGCGCAGGAGGGGCCGCACCAGGAGGTAGAAGCCCACCAGGGCCGAGACCGGGTTGCCCGGGAGCCCGAAGACCGGGCGGCCGTCCAGGCGTCCGAAGAGGATGGGCTTGCCCGGCTTGGTGGCGACCTTCCAGAAGTCCTCCTCGAAGCCGGCCTCGAGGAGCACGCCCCGGACGTGGTCGTGGTCGCCCACGCTCACCCCGCCGCTGGAGAGGATCAGGTCGTGGCCCCGGGCCCGCTCGACGAGGCCGGCGATGGCCTCCGGCGTGTCCCGGGCGACCCCCAGGACCGAGGCCTCCGCGCCGGCCTGCCGGCAGGCGGCGGCGAGGGCCAGGCTGTTGGAGCTGACGATCTGGCCGGGGCCGGGCTCGCGATCCGCCTCCACCAGCTCGTCCCCGGAGGTGAAGATGGCCACCCGCGGGCGGCGGTGGACGAAGAAGAGGCTGCGGCCCTGGGAGAGCGCCGCCGAGAGCTCCAGCGGGCCGAGGTGGCTGCCGGCGGGCAGCAGGACCTCCCCCGCCTCGATCTCGTCGCCCCGGGGGCGGATGTTCTGGCCCACGCTGGCGGCCTGCCCCACCCGCACGCCTTGCGGGGCCGCCTCGCAGCGCTCCTGCATCACGACGGCGTCGGCGCCGGGGGGCAGGGGCGCCCCGGTGAAGATCCTCGCCGCGTGGCCCGGCGGCAGGGCCTCGAGGGCCTCGCCGGCCGGCGCGCCGGCGGCGATCTCCCGGGCCAGGGGCAGCAGGACCGGCGCCGCCTCGCTGGCCCCGGCGGTGTCCGCCGCTCTCAGGGCGTAGCCGTCCATGGCGGAGTTGTCGAAGGGCGGGAGGGTGCGGCGGGCCACCACGGGCTCGGAGAGGATCCGGCCGAGGGCAGCCTCGGGGCCGGCCTGCTCGCCGGGCAAGGGCGAGAGGCCCTCGAGGACGCGCTTCCGGGCTTCGGCGAGGCTGATCATGCCCCCCTTATTGCCCCCCCTCGGCGCCGGCGCAACGGCCCGATCTCCCACCCGCAGGATCGGGCCGGATCCGGGGCATCTGCGGGCCTTCCGTGGTATGAACGCGCATGGCCGAGCACAAGATCGACGAGGCGTTCCTCCACCGGCTGCCCAAGACCGACCTCCACTGTCACCTGGACGGCTCCCTGCGCCTCTCGACCATCATCGACGAGGCGCAACGGCGGGGGGTCGAGCTCCCGGCGACCAACGAGGAGGAGCTCCGGCGGGCCATCCACCTCGGAGAGACCTGCGACGATCTCGTCGACTACCTCAAGGCCTTCGACGTGACCCTGAGCGTCCTGCAGGACGCCGACGCCCTCGAGCGCGCCGCCTACGAGCTGGGCGTGGACTGCGCCGCCGAGAACGTGCGCTGGCTGGAGGTGCGCTACGCCCCGGTGCTGCATCAGCAGAAGGGACTGAAGCTCACCGCGATCGTCGAGGCCGTCCTCGCGGGGCTGCGCGCGGCCGAGCGCGAGGCAGGGATCCGCAGCGGCGTCATCATCTGCGGGATGCGCAACATCTCGCCGGCGGTCTCGCTGACCCTGGCCGAGCTGGCGGTGGCCTACAAGAACCAGGGCGTCCTGGGCTTCGACCTCGCCGGCGCCGAGCACAACTACCCGGCCAAGGACCACGTCCGGGCCTTCCAGCTCATCCTCAACAACAACGTCAACTGCACGGCCCACGCCGGCGAGGCCTTCGGCCCCGAGTCGATCCACCAGGCCATCCACTACTGCGGCGCCCACCGCATCGGCCACGGCACGCGCCTGCGCGAGGACGGCGACCTCCTCAACTACGTGGCCGACCACCGCATCCCCCTCGAGGTCTGCCTCTCCTCGAACGTGCAGACCCGGGCGGTGCCCCGGCTCGCGGCCCACCCCCTCCCCTTCTATCTGCACTACGGTCTGCGGGTGACCCTCAACACCGACAACCGCCTCATCACCGACACCACGGTCACCAAGGAGCTGCTCCTCGCCCACGAGGAGCTGGGCCTGGACATCGAGGACATCCGTAACATCGTCATCTCCGGCTTCAAGAGCGCCTTCCTCCCCTTCCACCAGCGCAAGGCGATGCTGCGGGAGGCGATGGCCGAGCTCGACGAGGTCTGCAAGGGCTTCTGCGACTAGGGAAGGACCTGGAGCGCTCGTGAGCGGCCACGTCGACCTCGTCTTCCTCTGGCACCTGCACCAGCCCGACTATCGGGATCCGGTGGGCGTGGGTGACATGGCGCTGCCCTGGGTGCGCCTGCACGCGACGCGGGCCTACACCGACCTGGCCGCGGTGCTGGAGGCCCACGAGGGGATCCGGGCGACGGTGAACCTCTCGAGCTCGCTGCTCTCCCAGCTCGACGATCTCTCCCGGGGCCTCTGCGGAGACCGCTTCCTCGATCTCTCCTGCCGCCCGGCCCAGGAGCTGGGGCTCCACGATCGGATGGAGATCCTCCAGTACTTCTTCATGGCGGACTGGGAGATCAGCATCCGCCCCCTGCCCCGCTACTGGGAGCTGCTCCACAAGCGGGGCCGCGACCTGCGGGCGGTGAACCTCGAGCGGGTCGCCGACGCCTTCTCCGTCGACGAGATGCGCGACCTGCAGGTCTTCTTCAACCTGGTCTGGATGGGCTTCACCGCCCGCGAGGCCGAGCCGGTGGTGAGGAACCTCCTCGCCAAGGGCGGCGGCTTCACCGAGGTCGAGAAGGACGTCCTCCTCGACGCGCAGATGCGCCTGGTGCAGGGGGTGATCCCCCGCTGGAAGGCGCTGGCCGAGTCCGGCCGGGTCGAGCTCACCTGCTCGCCGCTGAACCACCCCATCCTCCCCCTCCTGATCGATCCGGGCTCGCTGCGCGAGGCGAGCCCCCGGGCGCCGCTGCCCGCCGGCGAGGGCCGCCCCGGCGACGCCCTGGAGCAGCTGCGCCGCGCCCGGGAGCTCCACCTCCGGCTCTTCGGGGCCGAGCCGCGCGGCCTCTGGCCCTCGGAGGCCGCCCTCTCCGACGAGGTCTGCGCCCTGGCCTCCGAGGCCGGCTTCACCTGGCTGGGGAGCGACGAGCAGGTCTTCCTCTCGGCCACCCTCCCGGAGGACGCCGAGCCGAGCCGCACCGACATCCACTCCGTGTGGGCGCACACCGGCGGCGAGACCGACGCCGCGCCCCGCCTGCTCTTCCGCGATCGCCACCTCTCGGATCGGGTGGGCTTCACCTACGCCCACAACCCCCCCGACGAGTCGGTGCCCGACTTCATCGAGCACGCCCGCCACGTGGCCTCGGTGCACGGCAAGCTCGAGCCCGCCGTCCTCCTGGTGGCCCTCGACGGCGAGAACCCCTGGGAGCACTACCCCGACAGCGGCCAGGCCTTCCTCGAGTCGCTCCACGGGGCGCTCGAGGCCGCCCAGGTCGAGGGCTGGCTCTCCACCCGCACTGGCGAGGAGGTCTGCCGGGACCACAACCCGCGCATCCTGCACCACCTGGGCGCCGGCTCCTGGATCGAGGGCAAGCTGGAGATCTGGGCCGGCCACGCGGAGACCAACGCCGCCTGGGCGGCGCTCGACGCCGCGGCCCGGGCCCTCGAGGGGCGGCGGGAGACGATGGCGCCCGAGAACTTCGAGGAGGCCTACCAGCACCTGCTCATCGCGGAGGGCTCGGACTGGTTCTGGTGGTACGGCGACGACTTCCTCACCGAGACCCCCGAGATCTTCGACGAGCTCTTCCGGGCCCACCTCTCGGCCATCTACAAGCTCACCGGCGAGCAGACCCCCCGCGAGCTGCGCCACCCCCTCTCGGCGGCCGCCGAGGGCGCCTCCTCCCGGCAGGTGGTGCGCCAGCCCACCGGCCCCATCACCCCGATCATCGACGGCATCGCCGCCCCCCACGTCGACTGGTACGGCGCCGGCGCCTACCGGGCGCCGCCCCTGGCGGGCAGCATGTACCGGGCGACCCAGTGGGTGGACGTGATGTACTTCGGGGCCGACACCACCGAGCTCTACCTGCGCCTGGACGTCCGGGACCTCGAGGCCGCGGACCGCAGCGGGGTGCGGCTGGAGGTGCAGGTCCTCTCCGGCGACCGGGACGCCCGGGTGGCCTTCGTCCTCGAGCGGGGGACCCGCTGCCCCGGCCAACCGATCCAGGGCTGCGCCCGCGGTGGGGCCATGGGCCGGCTCTTCTTCGATGGTATAGTCGAGGCATCGCTACCCCTGGAGGGGCTGGGATTGGGTCCGGGACAGAAGGTGCTCTTCGCCGTCCACGTGTTGGCGGGCGGGGTGGAGCTGGAACGCCTTCCTCGCTACGGTCACCTGACCCTGGACCTCCCACGCCGGGGGCCGAGGTCGAGCGAGATCGCATGAAGAAAGTCCAGGAAACCAGGGTCACCCGCGTCTCGGAGATGAAGAACATCGACGCTCCGGGAGATGCGCACCTGGTGTGCATCTACGGACCCGACCTGGGCAAGAAGTGGCAGCTCAAGCCGGGCAACTTCTCGGTGGGGCGCGGCCCGCAGAACGACATCGTCCTCGACCTCGACAACGTCTCCCGCCGGCACTGCGAGTTCACCTCGGTGGCCGGCTCGGTCAGCGTCCGGGATCTGGGCTCGACCAACGGCACCTACCTCAACGACCTGGAGGTCACCGAGCACCTGCTCAACAACGGCGACCACGTGAAGGTGGGCGGCGCGATCTTCAAGTTCCTCGCGGGAGGCGACGTCGAGAGCCTCTACCACGAGGAGATCTACCGGATGACCATCATGGATGGTCTGACCCAGACCCACAACAAGCGCTACTTCCTCGAGTCCCTCGAGCGCGAGATGGCCCGCTGCGCTCGCTTCGCCCGCCCGCTGCACCTGATCATGATGGACATCGATCACTTCAAGGGAGTGAACGACGAGTACGGTCACATCGCCGGCGACTACGTGCTGCGCGAGTTCGCCAAGATCGTCCGGGAGCGGGTGCGCACCGAGGAGATCTTCGCCCGCTACGGGGGCGAGGAGTTCGCGCTGCTCGTCCCCGAGGCCCCCACCGAGAAGGTGGGCGCCTACGCCGAGAAGCTGCGGGCGCTCGTCGAGGAGCACCGCTTCGTCTTCGAGAACCGGGAGATCCCGGTGACCATCTCCATGGGCGTCGCCCAGATGCCCGGCAAGGGGGGCGACTCGCAGCACTTCATCCAGCTGGCGGACGACGAGCTCTACAACGCCAAGCGCTCGGGCCGGAACCGCGTCTGCGGCCTGGGCAAGAAGGCCGGCTAGGACGATGACCCTCTCCGGCCTCGACACCGATCTCGGCGACCTCACCCTCGAGGACCGGCTCGCGATGGGCGGGATGGCGGAGATCTTCACCGCCGCTCCCCACGATCCGGCCCAGTTCGGCGGCCAGTCGCGGGTGATCGTCAAGCGGCTGATGGCTCGCTTCCGGGCCGAGCCCGAGTTCGTGAAGCTCTTCACGACCGAGGCCAAGCTCTGCGTGAAGCTCAAGCACCCGCACATCGTGCGGACCTACCGGGCCTTCAAGAAGGACCTGGACTGGTACATGGTGCAGGAGTGGGTCGACGGCGGCAGCCTCGGCTTCGTCACCGGCCGGCTGAAGTCCGGCGGCCTGCGCATCCCCCCGGCGGGCACCGTGGCCGTGATGATCGGGCTGCTCAAGGCGCTGGGCTACGTGCACAAGGCCCGGCTCGGCGACCAGCACGTGCGCCTGGTCCACCGCGACGTGAACCCCGGCAACCTCCTCTGCTCGGTCGACGGTGAGGTGAAGCTGACCGACTTCGGCGTGGCCGAGGGCGAGGGCGTGGGCGCCGCGCGGGTCGAGGGTGTCCTGCGGGGCACCCCGGCCTACATGGCGCCCGAGCAGGTGGCCGGCGAGATGGTCGATCCGCGCACCGACCTCTTCTCGGCGGGGATCGTCATGTGGGAGCTGCTCACCGGGCGGGAGCTCTTCGCCGCCGAGAGCGACTTCGAGGTCCTGCGCAAGGTGAAGGAGCACGGCGCGGCGCCCCCGAGCGTCTACGCCGACATCCCCGAGAGCCTCGACGCGGTCTGCCTGAAGGCCCTGGAGAAGGACCCCGACGCCCGCTTCCAGTCCTCCACCGATTTCGGCCGGGCCCTGGTGAGCGCCGCCAAGGGGGCCGGGCTCGGCTCCGGCGACACGCAGGTCCTCGCCGCGGCGGTGCGCCACGCCCGGGAGCTCAAGCCCCGCCTCCCCGAGGTATGAGCGAGCCGGAGCGACGGCTCGTCCTCCCCGATGACGCCCGCGGCCGCCTCGACAGCCTGCTGGCCCGGCTGCTGCCGGAGGTCTCCCGCCGCCGCCTCAAGGCCGCCTTCAAGGCCGGCGCGGTGCGCCAGGGGGGCCGCCGGGCCGCGGCCAGCGATCCCGCCCGCCCGGGCGCCGAGGTGATCGTCGCCGGCCTGGGCGGCACCCCGCCCGCCGGGCTCGAGCTGGAGCTCGTCGGCGAGGCCGAGGGGCTGCTGGTGATCGAGAAGCCCGCCGGCATCCCCAGCGCCCCCTCCGCGACCGGCGGCGACCCCTCGGTGGCCGAGGCCATGCTGGCCCGCTACCCCGCCCTGGAGGGCGTCGGCGATCTGCCCGGCGCGCCGGGCCTCTGTCATCGCCTGGACCGCGAGACCTCCGGCCTCCTCCTCTTCTGCACCGACGCCGGCCTCTTCCCCGGGATCCGGGCCGCCTTCGAGCGCCGGGAGGTCGAGAAGCTCTACCTCGCGGTCGTGCAGGGCGAGCCCCCCGTCGAGGGCGGCTGCGAGCTGCCCCTGGGCCGCCGCAAGGGGCGCGCCCGCCGGGTCGAGGTCGACCTCGGCGACGAGGGCCGCGAGCTGGAGCGGAGCTGGCCGGCCCAGACCACCTTCCGGCGCCTCGAGCAGCGAGGCGCGCGCGCCCTGCTGGAGGTGCGGATCACCACCGGCGTGACCCACCAGATCCGGGCGCACCTCGCCCACCTGGGCTTCCCGGTGGTCGGTGATCCCCTCTACGGCGACGCCGGCGAGGCTCCCCGCCTCGGGCTGCACGCCTGGCGCCTGGCCCTCACCCATCCCCGCACGGGTGAGCGCCTCGAGTGGGAGAGCCCCCACCCGGAGGCCCTCCGCGCGCTCCTCTAGAGGAGCCGCTACTTCTTCTTGCCCCCGGTGAAGATGTCGAGGACGGCGGACATCACGCCCTCCTTCTCCTCGCCGGCGAGGATCTCGAGCTCACCGTCGTCGAGGCCGGTGTAGCCGCAGGCGAAGCAGCGATCGATCTCGACGTTGCGGAAGGTGAGCACGTCCATATTCTGCCCGCACTTGGGGCAGTGCATGTAGTGCAGCTCCTTGAGCTTCTGCTTCTCTTCTTCCTCGAGGCGATGGGCTCGCTCGAGGGCCAGCTTCTTGAGCTTCTCCGCCTCTTCCCGGGCGAAGTACTCCTGCTCGGAGCTCTGGGGCTTTCCGTCGGGCATCTATCTCTTCTCCTTTTCGGGGAGCTTCGGTTCAGTTGTTGGCGAGGTAGGTCTTGGCCACGTTGGACTCGGGGCCGTTCGGCAGCACGTCCAGGTACTTCTGGTAGTACTCCTTCGCCTTATCCGTCTTGTTCCGGTACTTGTAGGCCTCGGCCATGCCGATGAGGGCGTCGCCGTAGCGGGGGTTGTACTTGAGGGCCTGCTCGAAGGAGCTCTGCGCCGCCGCCCAGGCCCGCATCTCCAGATAGCATAGCCCCTGCCCGGTGTAGGGCTCGGCCCGGTCGGGCTTCAGATCGCGGGCCTTGCCGTAGAGGTCGAGGGCCTGCTCGATCTGCCCGCGATCCCGCAGGCGGAAGGCCTTGGCGAGGAGCCCGTCGAAGCCCAGCGGCTTGGGCTTGGCCTCCGGCTCGGGCTCCGGCTCGGGTTCGGGCTCCGGCTCCGGCTCGGGCTCCGGCGCCGGCTCGGGCGGCTCGAGGGTGGCCTCGATGCGGGCGGCCAGGCGCTGGCCCCGCTCGTGCCCGGGGCTCGCCTCGAGCACCTTCTTCGCGTGGACCTGCGCCTTCTGGGGCTCGCCCTGCTTCAGGTAGGCGACGGCCAGGTGGTAGCGGGCCCGCACCAGGCCGGCGTCGCGCTCCACCGCGCTCTGGAGGTGGCGGATCGCCGAGTCGAGGCTGGCGTCGTCACCCAGGAAGGCGAAGCCCTGAGCCCAGGCCAGGCCCGCGTCCTTGTCGGCGCCGGGCAGGGCCTTGGCCTGATCCATGAGGGGGCCGAGCTTGTCCGGGCTGCCCATGGCGGCGTAGTAGCCGGCCATCGCCCGCAGGGCGGGCAGGGAGCTGCCGTCGGCCTGCATGGCGGCCTTGGCGGCGGCGAAGGCCGCCTCGAGCTGCTTCTTCGACTCGGCGAGCTTCTCGGGATCGGGGGCCGGCGCGGCGGCCTCCTCGGGCGCGGGGGCGGCCTCGTCCTTCGCCGCGTCGCCGCCCGCGGGCGCCTCCTCCTTCGCGCCCTCCTCCTTCGCGGGCGCCGCCGCGTCCGCGACCGCCAGCTCGCGCAGGGCCACCCCCCAGGCCAGGTGCGCCTCGGCCAGCCCGGCCTTCGCCTCCACCGGCACCGAGTCGCCGGCCAGCTCGGCCGCCTTCTCGAACTGGGTCTTCGCCTCGGCGAAGCCCTTCAGGGTGTCGGAGGCCA contains these protein-coding regions:
- a CDS encoding GGDEF domain-containing protein; the encoded protein is MKKVQETRVTRVSEMKNIDAPGDAHLVCIYGPDLGKKWQLKPGNFSVGRGPQNDIVLDLDNVSRRHCEFTSVAGSVSVRDLGSTNGTYLNDLEVTEHLLNNGDHVKVGGAIFKFLAGGDVESLYHEEIYRMTIMDGLTQTHNKRYFLESLEREMARCARFARPLHLIMMDIDHFKGVNDEYGHIAGDYVLREFAKIVRERVRTEEIFARYGGEEFALLVPEAPTEKVGAYAEKLRALVEEHRFVFENREIPVTISMGVAQMPGKGGDSQHFIQLADDELYNAKRSGRNRVCGLGKKAG
- a CDS encoding serine/threonine-protein kinase, whose translation is MTLSGLDTDLGDLTLEDRLAMGGMAEIFTAAPHDPAQFGGQSRVIVKRLMARFRAEPEFVKLFTTEAKLCVKLKHPHIVRTYRAFKKDLDWYMVQEWVDGGSLGFVTGRLKSGGLRIPPAGTVAVMIGLLKALGYVHKARLGDQHVRLVHRDVNPGNLLCSVDGEVKLTDFGVAEGEGVGAARVEGVLRGTPAYMAPEQVAGEMVDPRTDLFSAGIVMWELLTGRELFAAESDFEVLRKVKEHGAAPPSVYADIPESLDAVCLKALEKDPDARFQSSTDFGRALVSAAKGAGLGSGDTQVLAAAVRHARELKPRLPEV
- a CDS encoding RluA family pseudouridine synthase, giving the protein MSEPERRLVLPDDARGRLDSLLARLLPEVSRRRLKAAFKAGAVRQGGRRAAASDPARPGAEVIVAGLGGTPPAGLELELVGEAEGLLVIEKPAGIPSAPSATGGDPSVAEAMLARYPALEGVGDLPGAPGLCHRLDRETSGLLLFCTDAGLFPGIRAAFERREVEKLYLAVVQGEPPVEGGCELPLGRRKGRARRVEVDLGDEGRELERSWPAQTTFRRLEQRGARALLEVRITTGVTHQIRAHLAHLGFPVVGDPLYGDAGEAPRLGLHAWRLALTHPRTGERLEWESPHPEALRALL
- a CDS encoding zf-TFIIB domain-containing protein, with translation MPDGKPQSSEQEYFAREEAEKLKKLALERAHRLEEEEKQKLKELHYMHCPKCGQNMDVLTFRNVEIDRCFACGYTGLDDGELEILAGEEKEGVMSAVLDIFTGGKKK
- a CDS encoding tetratricopeptide repeat protein, whose product is APSPMATVAPAAEASFGEPAGAEASFYDYEAGDDDFAEFRQSGGAGKWIVILLLLIGGGVGAFYFLAPAKFQEVLTMVKNLGGDPAMNELVLSHLDSGRKALASDTLKGFAEAKTQFEKAAELAGDSVPVEAKAGLAEAHLAWGVALRELAVADAAAPAKEEGAKEEAPAGGDAAKDEAAPAPEEAAAPAPDPEKLAESKKQLEAAFAAAKAAMQADGSSLPALRAMAGYYAAMGSPDKLGPLMDQAKALPGADKDAGLAWAQGFAFLGDDASLDSAIRHLQSAVERDAGLVRARYHLAVAYLKQGEPQKAQVHAKKVLEASPGHERGQRLAARIEATLEPPEPAPEPEPEPEPEPEPEPEPEAKPKPLGFDGLLAKAFRLRDRGQIEQALDLYGKARDLKPDRAEPYTGQGLCYLEMRAWAAAQSSFEQALKYNPRYGDALIGMAEAYKYRNKTDKAKEYYQKYLDVLPNGPESNVAKTYLANN